The Saprospiraceae bacterium genome includes a window with the following:
- a CDS encoding Crp/Fnr family transcriptional regulator, whose translation MSENAIYDFVRQTTFAACLNEQEIVKLVQNSNVLTVDKNEHIFIPGDKSDKLFFLVQGVVKIAYVTNDGKEIIKTILHQGAIFGEYSIAGEELRENFASVMSHEVVVMSVDVEVLNSMMEKNISMAKCVIRFFGSRLKNVEDRLESLVLQDARERIIEFIKMYANSYGKQIGYELLLKHSFTQQDIANYTGTSRQTVTTVLNQLKKTNKIHFRGKSMLIRNIAALS comes from the coding sequence ATGAGCGAGAATGCTATATATGATTTTGTAAGGCAAACCACTTTTGCTGCATGTTTAAATGAGCAGGAAATTGTTAAGCTGGTTCAAAATAGCAATGTCTTGACAGTGGACAAAAATGAGCATATTTTTATTCCGGGAGACAAGAGTGACAAATTGTTTTTTTTAGTACAGGGTGTGGTTAAAATAGCGTATGTTACAAATGATGGTAAAGAAATCATTAAGACTATATTACATCAGGGTGCTATTTTTGGTGAATATAGTATTGCAGGTGAAGAGCTCCGGGAAAATTTTGCCAGTGTTATGTCACATGAAGTGGTAGTAATGAGTGTTGATGTGGAAGTATTGAATAGTATGATGGAAAAAAACATCAGCATGGCAAAATGTGTTATCAGATTTTTTGGTAGCAGATTAAAAAATGTTGAAGACAGATTGGAGTCCCTCGTTTTGCAGGACGCCAGAGAAAGGATCATTGAGTTTATAAAGATGTATGCAAATTCTTATGGCAAACAGATAGGCTATGAATTATTACTAAAGCATTCATTTACACAACAGGATATCGCCAATTATACCGGCACTTCCAGACAAACAGTGACAACAGTATTAAATCAACTGAAAAAGACAAATAAAATACATTTTAGGGGCAAATCAATGCTCATAAGAAATATTGCGGCTCTAAGCTAA
- a CDS encoding flippase-like domain-containing protein: MSKKKIDVKKILNRLMLFISFGIVCHITFVLYTTEKDILSQLGHIQWPYFFLILILMVLPWMGYAFRVMMWSKFLGENLPFKDSLKIVITADVASALSPTAVGGAPFKAGLLINRGFSTGKVGFILTLGVLEDIVFYTSGFVFATVYSVGLLNKLVSTGKNFIFDFQSFFIWILIAVILYITLRKTGVYPQSWRLINMLPFKYKFTYLKLIVKAKHSYGELKECFLYVLNAGKLRMLLSITVLFMQWFAKFSILLVILTALHIDFDTLQIYARQWMIWITMLLIPTPGASGGAEASFLLIFGKSIPSEIVNLIVSLWRFFTYYMILLTAVVVYQSLTYFSTKSTVIAIETDEIFKDNTSSKVK, encoded by the coding sequence ATGTCAAAAAAGAAAATAGACGTAAAAAAAATACTAAACCGATTGATGTTGTTTATCAGTTTTGGAATAGTATGTCACATCACTTTTGTTCTGTATACTACAGAAAAAGATATCTTATCCCAATTAGGACACATACAATGGCCTTATTTTTTTTTAATTCTGATCCTAATGGTTCTGCCCTGGATGGGTTATGCATTCCGGGTTATGATGTGGTCAAAATTTTTAGGTGAAAATCTGCCATTCAAAGATTCATTGAAAATAGTCATTACAGCAGATGTAGCATCCGCATTAAGTCCTACTGCAGTAGGTGGAGCACCTTTTAAAGCAGGCTTACTTATCAACAGAGGTTTCAGTACCGGCAAGGTGGGCTTCATTCTGACACTTGGTGTGCTGGAGGATATTGTATTTTACACATCCGGTTTTGTTTTTGCTACGGTCTATTCTGTAGGTTTATTAAACAAATTGGTAAGTACAGGTAAAAATTTTATTTTTGACTTTCAAAGTTTTTTCATCTGGATTTTAATTGCTGTCATTCTATACATTACCTTACGTAAAACAGGCGTTTATCCGCAAAGCTGGCGACTAATCAACATGTTGCCTTTTAAATATAAATTTACTTACCTGAAGCTGATTGTAAAAGCTAAACATAGTTATGGTGAGTTGAAAGAATGCTTTTTATATGTCCTTAATGCAGGTAAGTTGAGAATGCTTCTGAGTATTACAGTTCTTTTCATGCAGTGGTTTGCGAAATTTTCAATTCTTTTGGTCATTTTGACGGCGTTGCACATTGATTTTGATACGTTACAGATTTATGCAAGACAATGGATGATTTGGATCACAATGCTCTTAATTCCTACACCGGGAGCATCGGGTGGGGCAGAAGCTTCCTTTTTACTTATATTCGGAAAAAGTATTCCTTCAGAGATTGTAAATCTGATAGTTTCTCTTTGGAGATTCTTTACTTACTATATGATACTTTTAACAGCCGTGGTTGTCTATCAGTCTCTGACATATTTCTCAACAAAATCTACCGTGATTGCAATTGAAACGGATGAAATTTTTAAAGATAATACTTCATCTAAAGTTAAATAA
- a CDS encoding Omp28-related outer membrane protein encodes MMIFRITTVLFTLLLGISCHEIPVNIGEIIIPDTGKKVLIEDLTGASCPNCPKGAAVIKNILQKYPDQVVAIGIHGFFLSNPTPKSKYDFRNPAARDLEKWFNPTGGKPAASVNRVKITGSSLLSYLPDLWQSLIEAELQKAQEIELNMQVNYDKTSRKLQLDLTVIPLTDLSGEFSVSIYLTESEIVDAQSNGGEIIENYVHDHVLHAMLTKFDGDAFGSDLKKGKSVTKIYSYTLPESVNGLWNDENIHISAMIARNSSDSKEVIQAVEKKLF; translated from the coding sequence ATGATGATATTCAGGATCACAACTGTTTTATTTACACTGCTTTTGGGTATTTCCTGTCATGAAATACCCGTAAATATAGGAGAAATAATTATACCGGATACCGGTAAAAAAGTATTGATTGAGGACCTGACTGGTGCAAGTTGTCCTAATTGTCCGAAGGGTGCAGCGGTTATTAAAAATATACTGCAAAAATACCCTGATCAGGTGGTTGCTATTGGGATCCATGGATTTTTTCTGTCCAATCCGACTCCAAAGAGTAAATATGATTTCAGAAATCCGGCGGCCCGGGATTTGGAAAAATGGTTCAACCCAACGGGAGGAAAACCGGCAGCTTCTGTAAATCGTGTCAAAATAACGGGCAGTTCATTATTGTCCTATCTTCCCGATCTTTGGCAGTCTTTGATAGAAGCGGAACTCCAAAAAGCACAGGAAATCGAATTGAATATGCAGGTGAATTACGATAAAACCAGCAGGAAATTACAACTTGATCTCACCGTTATCCCACTTACTGATCTCTCCGGAGAGTTTTCCGTGTCCATTTATCTGACAGAATCAGAAATTGTAGATGCTCAGTCCAATGGTGGTGAAATTATTGAAAACTATGTACACGACCATGTCTTACACGCTATGTTGACCAAATTTGATGGAGATGCATTTGGATCTGATCTGAAAAAAGGTAAATCAGTAACCAAAATATATAGTTACACTTTACCAGAATCAGTAAATGGTCTATGGAATGATGAAAATATTCACATCAGTGCAATGATTGCCCGAAACAGTTCTGATAGTAAAGAAGTAATTCAGGCGGTAGAGAAAAAATTATTCTGA
- a CDS encoding TlpA family protein disulfide reductase: MKFMLKLIALVSFVLTIGSTRPEANPFPSVNIKTIDGKSVNTIDYLKNGKITIVSFWATWCTPCKRELDAFSELYPEWKSKYDIQLLAITIDDARGLTKVPATIKSKGWEFTVLADTKQELQQALNFQTIPQTFLLNQKGEIIYSHNGYSPGDEMKLESKIKALK, translated from the coding sequence ATGAAATTTATGCTTAAGTTAATAGCACTTGTGTCGTTCGTTTTGACAATCGGAAGTACCAGGCCGGAGGCAAATCCTTTTCCTTCTGTAAATATTAAAACCATTGATGGTAAATCCGTAAATACAATTGACTACCTTAAAAACGGGAAAATAACGATCGTAAGTTTTTGGGCAACCTGGTGTACACCCTGCAAAAGAGAATTGGATGCATTCAGTGAACTATATCCGGAATGGAAAAGTAAATATGACATACAGTTGCTTGCCATTACGATAGATGATGCAAGAGGATTAACAAAAGTTCCGGCCACGATCAAATCCAAAGGTTGGGAATTTACAGTTTTGGCAGACACAAAACAGGAACTCCAGCAGGCGCTTAATTTCCAGACCATACCACAGACATTTTTATTAAATCAGAAAGGGGAAATTATTTATTCTCATAATGGTTACAGTCCCGGAGATGAAATGAAACTCGAATCCAAAATCAAAGCTTTAAAATAA
- the maf gene encoding septum formation protein Maf, translating to MDNFSKLNIVLGSKSPRRQQLMSEAGFNFVIRVKDTDESFDSDTDSYLVASLLAERKADALMNEINADEILLTADSVVVLDNIIYGKPENDSEAIRILKNLSGRTHTVVTGVCIMTHHTKVVFDDRTDVTFDNINDEEIAFYLSNYYPFDKAGSYGIQDWLGLCKVTAIQGSYTNVMGLPMQRVYQELSQFL from the coding sequence ATGGACAACTTCTCAAAACTTAATATTGTTCTCGGTTCCAAATCTCCCAGAAGACAGCAGTTAATGTCGGAAGCCGGATTTAATTTTGTAATCAGAGTAAAAGATACAGATGAAAGTTTTGATTCCGATACAGACTCATATCTGGTAGCTTCCTTGCTTGCAGAACGGAAAGCGGATGCTTTAATGAATGAAATTAATGCAGATGAAATACTATTGACGGCTGACAGCGTGGTAGTTTTAGATAATATCATCTATGGAAAACCGGAAAATGATAGTGAAGCCATCAGAATTCTTAAAAATCTCTCGGGACGAACTCACACGGTAGTGACCGGAGTCTGTATTATGACCCATCATACCAAAGTTGTTTTTGATGACAGAACAGACGTTACATTTGATAATATAAACGATGAAGAAATAGCGTTTTACTTATCTAATTATTACCCTTTTGATAAAGCAGGCAGCTATGGTATTCAGGACTGGCTTGGGTTATGTAAAGTCACGGCTATTCAGGGAAGTTATACCAATGTAATGGGACTTCCGATGCAGAGAGTATATCAGGAATTGAGTCAGTTTCTATGA
- a CDS encoding geranylgeranylglycerol-phosphate geranylgeranyltransferase gives MAYLNIIRPVNLFIVALTQYIVHYYFILSAEGEISILNDFYFALFVADTVLIAAGGFVINDIFDTRADVLNKPEKTYIPYKISVKSAWFYYVFITLTGFIISCFIGFGTQSLRLIWIYPVTVSLLYFYSYKLKSVPLAGNIVVSLFVAFVPGILLFVRTLNVSQVQSFSYPDTLSLNIVTGYVVFAFMTNLIREIVKDAEDIDGDKKQNINTFPLKFGIGPTKNLVKVLLVLNVFLIIYWIYNFYTEQDFRFLIFVSLFIVTPFILLLHKIHVSSDKKDYTQISKILKYIMLAGLISLILFKI, from the coding sequence GTGGCATATTTAAATATTATCCGTCCGGTAAACTTGTTCATCGTAGCATTGACACAATACATTGTGCATTATTACTTTATTTTATCCGCTGAAGGAGAAATATCCATCTTAAACGACTTTTATTTCGCTCTGTTTGTGGCAGATACTGTTTTGATTGCTGCCGGTGGATTTGTGATCAATGACATTTTCGATACAAGAGCCGATGTGTTAAACAAACCCGAAAAGACTTATATTCCTTATAAAATCTCTGTAAAAAGTGCCTGGTTTTACTATGTATTTATTACGTTAACAGGTTTTATCATATCTTGTTTCATTGGGTTTGGCACTCAAAGTTTGAGATTAATATGGATATATCCAGTAACAGTAAGTCTTTTATACTTTTATTCTTATAAATTAAAATCTGTTCCCCTTGCAGGAAATATTGTCGTTAGTTTATTCGTCGCTTTCGTACCGGGTATTTTATTATTTGTAAGGACATTAAATGTGTCACAAGTGCAAAGTTTTAGTTATCCTGATACTTTATCATTGAATATTGTTACCGGATATGTGGTTTTTGCCTTTATGACAAATCTGATCAGAGAAATTGTCAAAGATGCTGAAGATATTGATGGGGATAAAAAACAAAATATAAATACTTTTCCATTAAAATTTGGAATCGGACCAACAAAAAACCTTGTTAAAGTTCTTCTTGTTCTGAATGTTTTTTTGATTATATATTGGATTTATAATTTTTATACGGAGCAGGATTTCAGATTTCTCATTTTTGTTTCTTTATTTATCGTTACCCCATTTATTCTATTATTGCATAAAATACATGTATCTTCTGATAAAAAAGATTATACTCAAATCAGCAAAATATTAAAGTACATCATGCTGGCAGGATTAATCAGTCTTATTCTTTTCAAAATATAA
- a CDS encoding 3-deoxy-D-manno-octulosonate 8-phosphate phosphatase codes for MVVERLEKITTFVFDVDGVFTNSEVIVMENGDLVRTMNTRDGQAVKYALESGYHIAIITKGFSNGVRKRFELLGIKYIYDSLSEKLAAFEAFVNELSLKKEEILFMGDDIPDLILYDKVSVSVCPADGATDNLQKADFITHKKGGQGCVREIIEKVMRIQNKWLI; via the coding sequence ATGGTGGTAGAGCGATTAGAGAAAATTACTACTTTTGTGTTTGATGTGGATGGTGTTTTTACCAACAGTGAAGTCATTGTAATGGAAAATGGCGATCTGGTGAGAACGATGAATACAAGAGATGGACAGGCGGTAAAATATGCTTTGGAATCGGGGTATCATATTGCCATCATTACAAAAGGATTTTCTAACGGTGTGCGAAAACGATTTGAACTACTGGGCATAAAATACATTTATGACAGTTTATCAGAAAAACTAGCTGCATTTGAAGCTTTTGTAAACGAATTAAGTCTGAAGAAAGAAGAAATCCTTTTTATGGGTGATGACATACCGGATTTGATTTTGTACGACAAAGTATCCGTATCCGTATGTCCTGCTGACGGTGCTACTGATAATCTACAGAAAGCTGACTTTATTACCCACAAAAAAGGAGGTCAGGGTTGTGTACGGGAGATCATTGAGAAAGTAATGAGGATTCAGAATAAATGGCTAATTTAG
- the iscX gene encoding Fe-S cluster assembly protein IscX — protein MAFEDIDNLPISWADHEDIGMRLYEKFGDDFNESKIYRIRFTELIDWIMEIPNFTGKREECNEGHLEQIQAKWVYEWRDNQ, from the coding sequence ATGGCATTTGAAGATATAGACAATTTACCGATCAGTTGGGCCGACCATGAAGATATCGGCATGAGACTTTATGAAAAATTCGGTGATGATTTTAATGAAAGTAAAATTTATCGCATCAGATTTACCGAATTGATCGACTGGATAATGGAAATACCTAATTTTACAGGAAAACGGGAGGAATGTAATGAAGGACATCTGGAGCAGATACAGGCGAAGTGGGTATATGAGTGGCGGGATAATCAATAA